GGTGTCTGCACGTCGTAGCCGAGCTTGGTGAGCGCCACCGCGATCGCGGTGTCCTGGGAGGAGGCCATCTCGGCCGCGCCCTCCTCCCGGCTCGACTCGTCGGTGTCCTCGGGGGTGTAGACCGAGTCGTAGGGATAGACCGCGGCATCGGGGTCGAGCCAGGCGCCCATCAGCTCGAAGAGGTTGACGTCGGTGTCGGGCTGGGTCACGAACACGGTGGTGAAGCGGAGCTGTCCCTCGTCGCGGAAGGCCTCGGTCCCGGAGACCTGGATGACCTCCTTGCCGCCCTCCTTGCCCAGCACGTCGATCGTGAACCCCGGGCTGTAGGTGACGTACGGGAGCGGAGCCAGCAGGGCAGCGACCCACAGCGCGACCAGCAACGGCACGGCCAACAGGCCGGCGAGGGTGCGCTGGGTCATGGCGCCAAGCCTCTCACCCGGGGGAAATCAGGCGCTGCGGCGGGTGCGAGCCGGATCCGGCTGCTGCGCGCGCGAGGGACGTACGGCGATCCCGGTGCTGCGGTCACGAGGTGCGGTCGGTCGCTCGCGACCGGCGGCGGCGTGGTCGCGCTGCATGGCCGCGGCGAGCCGCGCCACGGCGACGTCGCGGTCGACCTCACCCCGGCCCTCGCGGCCGAGCCAGGCGACCCAGAGCATCGCCACGACCGTGACCACGGCCGACGGCACCAGCCAGAGCAGGATCTCCACGGGCACGAGCGTAGGCGCGTGAGGGGCCCCACCGCGTCAGGGCGCGCCGACCCACTCCTCCGTGCCGTCGCCGAACCGCTGGTGCTTCCAGATCGGCACCTCGGCCTTGAGGGTGTCGATGAGGGCGCGGGAGGCGGTGAACGCCTCGCCGCGGTGGGCCGCCGTGGTGGCGACGACCACGGCGATGTCGCCGATCGCGAGCGACCCGACCCGGTGGACCGCGGCGACCCCGGTGACGTCGTACTGCTCGGCGACCCGGCGGCACACGGCGTGGAGCCGCTCGCTCGCCGTCGGGTGGGCGGAGTAGTCGAGGCCGTCGACCGCCTTGCCCCCGTCGTGGTCGCGGACCCTGCCGACGAACAGCGTCAGCCCCCCGGAGGCGTCGTCGTCGAGCGCGTCGACGACCTCGGTGACGTCGAGCGGCGTCTCGCGCAGGTCGACCAGGCGGATCACGGACCCCGTGGCGGGGCCGGTCTGGGCGTCGGTCACAGGTCGACCCTAGCCCGGCCGACGGGGCACGACGCCGGTTGCCCGATCCGCGTACCGTGGACACCATGAACTCACCCCATTCGAATGCTCGCTGCGCTCCACTTCGAACAGGGACCCCGAGATGAGCAACGACCCCGACGACGGCCAGAACCCCTTCAAGGGAACGCCGTTCGAGCAGTTCTTCGGCGGCGGCGGGGGCGGGACCCCCGACCTGAGCCAGCTCTTCAGCCAGCTGCAGGCCATGATGCAGCCGTACGACGGACCCCTCAACTGGGACGTCGCGCTCGACATGGCCCGCAAGCAGGCGGCCTCGGAGGCCGACCCGACGCCGACCCAGAAGCAGCGCGACGCCGTCGCCGACGCGCTCCGGCTGGCCGACCACTGGCTTGACGGGGCCACCGACTTCCCCTCCGGCGTGACCTCGTCCGTGGCCTGGAGCCGCGCCGAGTGGATCGTCGGCACCACCGACGTGTGGAAGGGACTGGTCGAGCCGATCGCGGCCTCCTCAGTCAACGCCCTCTCCTCCGCGCTCCCCGAGCAGGCCCAGGGCATGGGCGGCCCGCTGATCGGGATGCTCCAGAAGGCCGTCGGCGCGATGCTCGCCTCCCAGATCGGCTCCGGTCTGGGGGCGCTCGCCGGCGAGGTGCTGACCGGGTCCGACATCGGCCTGCCCCTGACCGAGCCCGGCAAGGCCGCGCTGGTCCCGGTCAACGTCGCCGCGTTCGCCGAGGGGCTCGACGTGACCGAGGACGACGTGCTCCTCTACCTCGCGCTGCGCGAGGCGGCCCACCAGCGCCTCTTCGCCCACGTCCCGTGGCTGCGCGAGCACCTGATCGGCGCGGTCACCGACTACGCGCGCGGGCTGGAGATCAACACCGCCAACCTGCAGTCCTCGATCGAGGAGCAGATGCGCGGCCTCGACCCGTCCAACCCCGAGGCGCTGCAGCGGATGATGGAGGGCGGCATGTTCGAGCTGGACCAGACGCCCGAGCAGCAGGCGGCTCTGCAGCGGCTCGAGGTCACCCTCGCCCTCGTCGAGGGCTGGGTCGACGAGGTCGTCGGCCAGGCCGCCGGCGAGCGGATGCCCGCCGCCACCAGGCTCCAGGAGGCCGTACGCCGTCGCCGGGCGTCGGGCGGTCCCGCCGAGCAGACCTTCGCGTCGCTGGTGGGCCTCGAGCTGCGGCCGCGCCGACTGCGTGACGCCTCCGTCCTGTGGGGGTCGCTGCGGACCCGGCAGGGTGCCGAGGCGCGCGACGGTGTCTGGATGAGCCCCCACCTGCTGCCGACCGACGCGGACCTCGACGACCCGCTCGGCTTCCGCGAGGACGCCGCCGCGCCCGAGGAGCTCAGCGACGAGGAGTTCGAGGCCGGTCTGCGCGGACTGCTCGACGGTGAGCAGGGCGAGCCCGGCGACGGTCGGCCGACCGGGGAGTGACCGCCGAGCTCCACGCCGACGCCCTGGCCACCCTGCGGGCCTGGACGCCGCCGTCCGCGCCGCAGGCACGCCTGCGCGACCGCTACGTCACCCACCTCACCGACCGACCGGACGGCATGGAGCGCGACTGTCGGCCCGACCACCTCACCGCCAGCACCCTCGTGCTGTCGACCGACGGCCGGCTGGTGCTGCTGACGCTGCACGCCAAGGCCGGGCAGTGGTTCCAGTTCGGGGGGCACTGCGAGCCCGCGGACCGCACGCTCCTGGGTGCCGCCCGGCGCGAGGCGGTCGAGGAGTCCGGGATCGCCGACCTGGCGCTCGACCCGGTGCCGCTGCGGCTCGACGAGCACGCCGTCCCGTTCTGCGGTGACGGCGGGGACGTGCACCACCTCGACGTGTGGTTCCTCGCGGTGGCCCCCGCCAGTGCCGAGCATGCCGTGAGCGACGAGTCGCTCGACGTCCGTTGGTGGCCGGTGGACGGGATCCCGGGTGAGGGGCACGCGTGGGACGAGGCGATCGCGCTCGCCCACGCCCGGCTCCGGGTTCAGTCGACGTCGCCGCCGGGTGGCGGGTCCAGCCGCGCCGCGGCCGACCAGCCCAGCAGGTAGCCCTTGGCCTTCTCGGCCTGCGGGTAGCGGTCGACCCAGGCCCAGAAGCGCGCGTCGTGCCCGGACTCCAGCAGGTGGGCGAGCTCGTGGACGAGGACGTAGTCGATCACCCAAGCCGGCATCCCCTGCAGCCGGGCCGACAGCCGGATGGTGCGGTCACCGGGCGTGCAGGAGCCCCAGCGGGACATCTGGTTGTCGACCCACCGGACCGACTCGGGCTCGGCCATGCCGCCGAGGTAGCGGTTGGAGAGCTCGTGGGCCCGTCGCACGAGGTCGTCGTCGCTGGGGCGGCGGCGCTTCTCCGAGCGCTCCAGCTTGGCGAGCATCGTCGCGACCCACTCCCGCTCCTCGGCACGGGTCAGCGTCGCGGGGATCATCACCACGATCCGGTCGCCCTCGCGGTAGGCCGAGACCGTACGACGGCGCCGCTTGGACCGTCGCACCTCCACCTCGGGTCGGACCTCCATGGCCGAAATCTAGCCGTTGGCCCAGGCCAGCAGCCGCTCCTGCGGCCAGGTGTTGACGATCCGGTCGGGGTCGATGCCCGCCTCCTCGGCCCGCTCGCAGCCGTAGTCGAGCATGTCGAGCTGGCCGGGCGCATGCGAGTCGCTGTCGATCGAGAAGAGGCAACCGGTGTCACGGGCGAGCTCGAGCAGCCGGGTCGGCGGGTCGCGCCGCTCGGGACGGGAGTTGATCTCGACGGCGACGTCGTGCTCCACGCACGCCTCGAACACGGCACGGGCGTCGAAGTCGCTGCTCGGGCGGGTGCCGCGGTTGCCGGTGACCAGGCGTCCGGTGCAGTGACCCAGGACGTTGGTCCGGGGGTTGCGGATCGCCCCCACCATGCGGCGGGTCATCGCCGCGGACTCCATCCGGAGCTTGGAGTGGACGCTGGCGACCCGCACGTCGAGCCGGGCCAGCATCTCGTCGGTCTGGTCGAGCGACCCGTCGTCGAGGATGTCCACCTCGATCCCCTTGAGCAGCGTGAACGCCCCGCCGAGGTGGTCGTTGACGGCGTCGACGACGTCGAGCTGGCGGGCCAGCCGTTCCGCGCTGAGCCCCCGCGCGACCTTCAGCCGGGGCGAGTGGTCGGTGAGGACGAGGTAGTCGTGGCCGAGCTCGATGGCGGTGAAGGCCATCTCCTCGATCGGCGACCCACCGTCGGACCAGTCGGAGTGGCAGTGGAGGTCGCCCCGGAGCGCCGCGCGCAACGCCCGGCCGCCAGGGGCCAGCGGCCCGTCGTGCTCGGCCTCGAGCCTGGCGAGCCGCTCGGGCACCACACCCCGGACCGCGTCGGAGATCACGGCGCCCGTGCTCGGCCCGATCCCGGCGAGCTCGGTGATGGTCCCCGACTCGACCCGGTCGGCGACCTCGTCGGCCGGCAGCGGCAGGATCGCCGCGGCGGCGGCCCGGAACGCCTCGATCCGCCGCGTCTCCTCGCGCCCACGCTCCATCAGGAACGCGATCCGGCGCAGGGCGGCCACCGGACCGG
This genomic interval from Nocardioides euryhalodurans contains the following:
- a CDS encoding molybdenum cofactor biosynthesis protein MoaE encodes the protein MTDAQTGPATGSVIRLVDLRETPLDVTEVVDALDDDASGGLTLFVGRVRDHDGGKAVDGLDYSAHPTASERLHAVCRRVAEQYDVTGVAAVHRVGSLAIGDIAVVVATTAAHRGEAFTASRALIDTLKAEVPIWKHQRFGDGTEEWVGAP
- a CDS encoding zinc-dependent metalloprotease translates to MSNDPDDGQNPFKGTPFEQFFGGGGGGTPDLSQLFSQLQAMMQPYDGPLNWDVALDMARKQAASEADPTPTQKQRDAVADALRLADHWLDGATDFPSGVTSSVAWSRAEWIVGTTDVWKGLVEPIAASSVNALSSALPEQAQGMGGPLIGMLQKAVGAMLASQIGSGLGALAGEVLTGSDIGLPLTEPGKAALVPVNVAAFAEGLDVTEDDVLLYLALREAAHQRLFAHVPWLREHLIGAVTDYARGLEINTANLQSSIEEQMRGLDPSNPEALQRMMEGGMFELDQTPEQQAALQRLEVTLALVEGWVDEVVGQAAGERMPAATRLQEAVRRRRASGGPAEQTFASLVGLELRPRRLRDASVLWGSLRTRQGAEARDGVWMSPHLLPTDADLDDPLGFREDAAAPEELSDEEFEAGLRGLLDGEQGEPGDGRPTGE
- a CDS encoding NUDIX hydrolase, with the protein product MTAELHADALATLRAWTPPSAPQARLRDRYVTHLTDRPDGMERDCRPDHLTASTLVLSTDGRLVLLTLHAKAGQWFQFGGHCEPADRTLLGAARREAVEESGIADLALDPVPLRLDEHAVPFCGDGGDVHHLDVWFLAVAPASAEHAVSDESLDVRWWPVDGIPGEGHAWDEAIALAHARLRVQSTSPPGGGSSRAAADQPSR
- a CDS encoding M48 family metallopeptidase; its protein translation is MEVRPEVEVRRSKRRRRTVSAYREGDRIVVMIPATLTRAEEREWVATMLAKLERSEKRRRPSDDDLVRRAHELSNRYLGGMAEPESVRWVDNQMSRWGSCTPGDRTIRLSARLQGMPAWVIDYVLVHELAHLLESGHDARFWAWVDRYPQAEKAKGYLLGWSAAARLDPPPGGDVD
- a CDS encoding PHP domain-containing protein, whose amino-acid sequence is MSETYTAGPVAALRRIAFLMERGREETRRIEAFRAAAAAILPLPADEVADRVESGTITELAGIGPSTGAVISDAVRGVVPERLARLEAEHDGPLAPGGRALRAALRGDLHCHSDWSDGGSPIEEMAFTAIELGHDYLVLTDHSPRLKVARGLSAERLARQLDVVDAVNDHLGGAFTLLKGIEVDILDDGSLDQTDEMLARLDVRVASVHSKLRMESAAMTRRMVGAIRNPRTNVLGHCTGRLVTGNRGTRPSSDFDARAVFEACVEHDVAVEINSRPERRDPPTRLLELARDTGCLFSIDSDSHAPGQLDMLDYGCERAEEAGIDPDRIVNTWPQERLLAWANG